A segment of the Meriones unguiculatus strain TT.TT164.6M chromosome 10, Bangor_MerUng_6.1, whole genome shotgun sequence genome:
TCTTGACCTGGAACCTATGAGCCTTCTGTCTTAGCCTCAGAGAGGGCTGGGATTGCAAATGGCCACACCTAGCTAAAAAACGGTACTATGGAAGAGCCACCAGTgcccttaaacactgagccatctctccagccctcacgtAATCAAAAGCTCAAGACACTTTTTGCACGTGGTGTATCACTCATCTTTCTAAATCTACAACAGATTCttgtctcttttatttatttgtttgctttgagacagggtttcatgtttCAGGGtttcaggctggtctcaaactcactatgcaggaaaagatgactttgaattcctgggccccttaaaaaataaataaaaacatagcCACATCACCTTATCCATCACAGCTGTAGACTAGAAGCCTCCAAATATCCCAAAGACAGAAAAATGCATTTGTAAATTGTGATTCATATACTAGAAaaccaatcaattaaaaaaaaaaaaaagtcgggcttggtggcacacacctgtaatcccttcactcagggaggcagaggcaggcgggtctctgtgagttcaaggccagcccggtctacaaaaggaatcctggacagccaaggctacagagagaaaccccatcttgaaaaacaacaacaacaaaaaagtgccTTCAATTCAAGTATATGGGGAAGGAGATCGGTTCGGGGCCAGCCAGTgtgtcaaaaacaacaacaaaaaaaaatgagttactAATTATTTACAGAGCACCTCACATCAGCTTCGTCTGAGCTAGACACAGACAGAAGAACCTTCTGACGTGAGGGAGCTTGCGAGTCGCGTGGCTCCATGGAGGAACCACGAGTAACATTAGTGTAAACTATTGTAATGGAGTCATGGATGGGCTGGCTGAGGCGATGGTGGGCCGTGGCCAGGGCGGCCAAACACCACGGGtatgctccccacccccagggtttctgtgtcgccctggctgtcctctgtaggccaggctggccttgagctcacagagattctcctgcctctgcctcctgagggctgagatgAAAGGcttgggatggaacccaggtATGTGCCACTTGGTAACCTGCAGCTGCCATGGGCCTGAGGCAGCACTGCCACGGGCAAGTTCAGCTCGCCGTGGCCATGTCCTCTCTGCCCCTGAACCCCCTGCAGAAGGAAATATAGGCATTTCCTCCTGCGATGGTGCCCAGCCCTAGTAGGCAGCGAATTGGAGGTGGTCCTGGCCCAGGGGCGAGCTCAGACTGGCTCGTACCTGCACAGGTGCCACCTCCTAACCAGCTCTCCATCCTTAGTCCTCATCACAGGGGGCATCGTGGCCACCGCTGGACACTTCACACAGTGGTATTTTGGCGCCTATTCAATGTATCCTTCTACCGTGGGCCGGGAAGGTGTGGCAGTTCCAGGACCGCCACCTCACAGACATACTCTGTTGGCCACAGCCTCTGGAAGCAGGACCAGCTCTGCCTGCAGGCTCAGAAGCCAAGGCCCAGGGCTGCAAAGCCACTTGCCAAAGGCCACAGAGTGGGTTCAGTCAAACGTGGTGCTGAGGGCCGCTATCCCAAGGCTTGGATTGAGGTTCACTCCACCTTGCTGGACAATAGGCCCACTGGCCAGAACCTGAAACAGAAGAGATGGGAGGGTAGGTCTAGGCCAGCGGCTGTGCCTCCATTTACCCATCAGCAAGAACGCACGCTGGCTCAGGCCTGGCGAGGCTTCCCTTAACCTCAGCTCAGCGTTGCAGGTGTGCTCATCTGTCTCCTGGAGTACCCCcggggaaagaggaaaaagggcTCCACCATGGAGCGATGGTAAGTCATTCACACCCGAGTGGCCTGGGGACCTGTCCCATGGAGCCAACTTCCATGAGCTTCCGGCCCAAGCCTGCCCAACTGCTGGGCCCGTGTGCCAAGCAGGAAAAGGACTAGAACCCTGGAAGGGGGTGGATAGGGAGTGACAAGGGATCCTGACCGTCTGACCTTTTGTGTTCCCTCTACATCTAGTGGACAGAAGTACCTCACCACTGTGGTGAAGCTGTTCGGGCCCCTCACCAGAAACTACTACGTCCGGGCTGTCCTCCACTTCCTGTGAGTCCCTCTGCCTATCCCTAGGAGGCTAAGAGGAGCCTCCAGACATGGGTCTGTAGCCTGGACAGGAAGGCATCGCCCAGCCACGCCCCTTCTTCATTGACATTTATCCAGACAGAAAAGTCCAGCTTTTAGAGAGGGCAGAAGGGCCCAGACCCGCAGTGTGCTCCACACCTAGCCCCTGAGCTGCAGTCATGGTTCTGGGTGGCTCCCCGTGGGCCTGCTACACCTCAAAGTTCTTTGAGGTCTTTGCTAAGCCAGGACTGGGACACACCGTTATGGCCACACTCCAGCTTAGGCCATTTCCCCGACGTGGTAGCTGGGGCTCAAATCAAAGGCCAATCGCCGCAGAGAACAGCTTATACCAAACCTAAACTGGATCTGGGCAGAGCTGGCTTCAGGCTCCCCTAGGGCCCTGGGGACAAACTCTCCCTCTGAAACCTGTGACCAAGATCCCCTCTGACTGCTGTCTATTTGCTTCCTCCTGTCATGCCCGAAGGCTGTCAGTGCCTGCAGGCTTCCTGCTGGCCACTATCCTGGGGACTGTCTGCTTGGTCATTGCCAGTGTAATCTACCTGCTGGTAAGTGGCTGTCCTCTCTGGccagcctccctcccacccccgtcCCATGTCCTTGGGGCTCTTGGCTCTCATAACAGCTTACTGGCTCCCATCGGCTGCGGTGTATCCCATCAGCTGTCTTGCTTGCTTGTGCTGTCTACTGTAACAGGGCGCTTCCTTGTTGAAGCTCCATTGTAGCGCAGCTGGGCAGATGGATAAAGAGACTCAGAGAGGCGGTGTGGCTGGCCCAGGCCTTCCCACCAAGCCTCAGTTTGTATCCATTGTGCGTCTAAACCTGCCTGAGTTTGGGGTGCGCTTGTCAGGAGCTCATGTCACAGaagcatttatttacttattaatttattttaatttttattttgagagaaagagagggtctGCTATAGCCCAGAATGGCTGTGTAgttgaagatggccttgaactcctgatcctgccCCTACCTCCTAGTTTGTGTTCAttaaaagtccttttttttttttttttttcctgttctgagGTCATATAGATATCTTCCTGCGTTCTCTTCTGCCAGCTCCGTTCTTACCTTGTGCTGGTGTGTTGGTTAGAAGGTGTAGCCACAGGTGTGGGCTGTGCTGCAGACTTTCCATTTCTCAAACAGTGTGGGAAACGAAATCagttaattagtttttttttttttttttttttaaagatttatttatttttttttatgtatatgagtgttctatctgcatttacatctgccagaagaaggaatcagttcacattatagatggttgtgagccaccatgtggttgctgggaattgaactcatgaccattggaagagcagacagtgctcttaaccactgagccatctctccagccccctcagttAATTAGTtaactttggttttttgagacaaagtttctctgtgtagccctagctgttctggaactcaccctgtagaccaaaCTAGCCTCAAAgccatggagatctgcctgcctctgcctcccgagtgctgggattaagggtgtgtgccaccactgtccgcTGGGATACTAAATTTAAATGCACATTCCCAGATACACCGAACCAGATGCCGTGGGAGTGCTTGTGGGGTAGAGGGGGTAGCGGCCATGTGTCCAGCAAGTTCTCTGCTTGCGTTCTTTACCCCCCAGCCCTACACGCTTCCTATAGCTTCCTTGACACTGTGGAGAGGCTGTAGCATGAGTGGATATCCCTTGGAGGGGTCCCAGAAGCTGTGTGGGTAATGGAATTTGCCCCCGGAAATGCTTCTGGGAATGTTATAGAAGCTTGGGGTCTCTGTGCTCCTCTACTGCAGGGCCCTCCTGGCATGGCCACATAGCTCGGGTTTGGTGTCAGGTGGTCCCAGATCCCTGTATGTGGCCTTAGTCCAGTCAGTCATTGTAAGCCACTCCCATCATGCTTAGGGGTTAAGACCCTTGTCCACTTGGAATCCCTAGTGATGTAAGCAGCTTGAAGCATAACATAAGCCCTCTCTGCTCCTTAGGCAGCCATCCGAGGGGAGCAGTGGACCCCCATTGAGTCTAAACCCAAGGAGCGGCCACAGGTTGGAGGCACCATCAAGCAGCCACCCACCAACCCCCCACCCCGGCCACCAGTGGAGGCCCGCAAGAAGCCAagtgtggaggaagaggaggcatcCACGGCCGGAGGCCCCCAGGCCAACCCGATTCCAGTGACAGATGAGGTGGTGTGACCTTCCGTGGCTGTCTACAGCTCCCTCTTGAGTTCCCCTGCGGTTGCCCATGGCGGGGGGCGAAGCCCGCTGTAATAAACAGAGCGAATGGCTGCTGTGGACAAGTAGCTCTTCCTGGGAGGCTGGGAGAGGGACTGTGGCTGGCAGGGGATCTAACATGTTCTCCGTCCCGTTTGGTGACCCGAAGGTCTGACGACTGCCCAGTGGGCCCTGGATGGGCTCATGCTTACAAGTGGGATCCTGAGCCTAGTCCTGGTTCTTCTGGAAGCGTAGTGGAAGCGCTGGCTGCCAGTCCCCTTCACCAAAGCACCCAGTGGGGCCAGAGTACAGGCTGCTGCTCTGGCAGCTCCTGGTCCTAGGTCCCTACTGAGGAAGAGGCCTGGCAGTTCAATGCTGGCAAGTGTTTTGAGGCACTGACTGTCTGACTTGATGCAGGGGAGTGTCCCTGGGGATCAGCCTGAGGCAGAGGGCGTGTCCCCCAAATGGTCAAAGTACTACAAAGACTGGGGGTGGCAATGTGGCCCTGAGGGACCACGTAGGCCAGCAGCTGCCCCCACTGAAAGGTAGAGACCCAGGCCTGAAGGCTCTGCTGTGATCAAGACCCTCTTTACCCCTGCATACACTCTCAGGAAAGGATTTGGGGCTTTAGTACTTTCTGAGCACCCAGTGGGTGGGCAGgaccaggaggaaagaaaagcaggCTGACTTGCAGGAATAAATGAAGGCTGTAAAGTACATCCATTTAATAagagttaaaataaataagtgtttaAAAACATAACTGAAAGGGCTGCATCCTGCAGGGTGCTCTGGGGTAACACAGAGCCAGCTCCCGTCTCCTTCCCGGTCACTACGGCTAGAGGTTCAAGAAGAGGAAGCCAGCTCTTCTGGGGAAGGTGCTTAGAGACACTCAGAATGGTCCAGTGTTTGACATACAGTGTAGGCTCTCCTACAATACAGCCACCAACAAAACTAGGCTGTCTCGAACCCCTGGCAACAGGATTGTTCACCTGTACACCGAGAAGGTTGGGAAAGCACCTAACTCTGCATGCGA
Coding sequences within it:
- the LOC110545249 gene encoding cytochrome b-245 light chain; the encoded protein is MGQIEWAMWANEQALASGLILITGGIVATAGHFTQWYFGAYSIVAGVLICLLEYPRGKRKKGSTMERCGQKYLTTVVKLFGPLTRNYYVRAVLHFLLSVPAGFLLATILGTVCLVIASVIYLLAAIRGEQWTPIESKPKERPQVGGTIKQPPTNPPPRPPVEARKKPSVEEEEASTAGGPQANPIPVTDEVV